GGCTCGTCGAGGAGCAGCCGGTGAACGAAAAGGCGGCAGCGAGGCAAAACAGACCGGATACGAGCTTCATGGCTTTGGAAGATGACCGGAATCCGGCCTGCTTGGTCAATCCATTTCCCTGCCCATCCAGAGCAACCGCAGTGGAAGATCTGAACCGCGAATCAACGCAAATGGGCGCGAATTGGGGAAGTCGTCAGGCGATTTGCCGGTGAAATGCGCCGAACCAGGGCGTCCATCGCTGGGAAAGGGATCCTCTTCGCGTCCATTGGGGTCCAATCGCGGTTTGAAAACCCAATTTCCCGGATCACATCCGCGTCTTCGTCGGCAGCATCCTCTTTTGAGGTTTTGAAGAAATCCGGGCTCGTTTCCACTCGTCTGCTGCCACTAGGCTTTCTCCGGCATGATCGTCCTCATCCGCAATATCGACCGCTCCATCACCGAAGAACACGTCCGCAGGATGCTCGACCAGTACGGCAAGGTCCGGACCTTCGACCTGGTGATCGACAAGGCCACCGGCCAGTCCAAGGGCTTTGGCTTCGCCGACATGCCATCGATCGACCAGGCGGAAGCGATGATCAAGGGGCTGAATGGCACCCGGCTCGGCTCCGAAAAGCTGCGGGTGAAACGCGCCGCCTCGTCCTCCCTGCTCGGCACGCATGAGCCGCGACCGAAGACAGCGGAGAAGAAGAGCTTCTTTGCAAAAAAGGCGGCGAAAAAAACCGCAAAGAAAGCGGCCCGGAAATTCACCGGGAAGCGGGCACCGCGGCGGGAAGGCTGAGCAGGCTTCCGGTCAAGCGCCCTGCTCCAGCCGCTCGGCGGGGAGCGGCGAGGCTGTCGTGACGACTTTGCGGTAAGCCAGCAGGATGGCGAGGAACGCAACCGACACGGCAACGGCGATCCAGAGGTCAGTGGAGGACCCTTGGACGGCCTGATAAGTTACCAGCAGGGCCAGCAAGACGAACACGATGCACAAGTTCATCGTCGAGACGGATCGGGCAGGATGACGAAGCCAGGAAAACGTGACCGCACCGCCTAACATGAGGGCGACATAGAAATCCGGAAACTCCCAGCCACGAGGTCCGACGGACATCGACCGCGCCGAGGCAAGCACCAAGCCGGCAGCGCAAGCGAGGACTATGCGGGTGATCTTCAAATGAATGACCTTTTCCAGCAGGATAGATCTTTCCTACCGGAGTTGACCCGTTTGACAAGGGCCGAGCCGAATGGCACGGGATTAAGGTGGTTCCCGGCTTCTTCCGTCCCGGAGGGACATCGGAAATTAGCCGGTGGTGACAACCACCGGCCCCGATGTCCGAGAATGCTCCGCCCCGGCAGGGGCGGTGGAAAAGTGGCGTCACCAACCGTTCACTGCTGAGTCTGTCGCCCCTGCCGGGGCTTGAATGAAGATGGGTAGCCTCCCGGTGGCTCACGCTACCGGCTAATTTCCGACACCCCTCCGGGGTCATGAGTATCCACCGAATCTCACCTTAATCCCGTGCCATTCAGGGCCGAGCCCTTTCCCACTCGCGATGGCAGCCCGGCTGATCTAGCGGTTTCTCCCATGACCTCCGCCGACCACGCCCGTGCTGTCGCCCATCTCCGGAAATCCTGCCCTTCAATGAAGGCGCTGATTCGCCGCGTCGGCCCTTGCGCGCTGGAGATCGAGGCCGGTCGCACGCCCTTCCAAGCGCTGGTCAATGCCGTGGCGCACCAGCAGCTCCATGGCAAGGCGGCGCAGACGATCCTCGGGCGCTTCCGCGGGCTCTTCGGCGGTCGCTTTCCCGGACCGCAGGCGCTGGACAAGGTGACGGACGAACAACTCCGCGCCGTGGGCTTCTCGCGGGCAAAGACGGCCGCCATCCGCGACATCGCCGAGAAGACCTTGTCCGGGGTGGTGCCGGGCTCGAAGGCCATCGCCGCGCTTCCCGATGAGGAAATCATCGCCCGCCTGACGCAGGTCCGCGGTGTCGGCCGCTGGACGGTGGAGATGCTGCTGATCTTCACCCTCGGCCGGCCGGACGTGTGGCCGGTGGATGACTTCGGCGTGCGCGCCGGCTACAAGATCGCGTATGGCCTCGATGAGATGCCGAAGCCAAAGGAGCTGCTCGGATTCGGCGAGAGGTTTCAGCCGCACCGCTCGGTCGCCGCCTGGTACCTGTGGCGGGCCACCGACTTGAATCGCTCGCCGGAGCCGTGATGTCAGCCACGGACTACCCGCGCCACGCATCCCACAGCAGCTTCGCCGTCATCGCGAAGACCACCGCGAGGAACACCGGCCGGATCAGGCCCGCGCCCTTCTTCACCACCAGACCCGCACCGAGCCGGGCGCCGATGACCTGCCCCCCGATCATCGCTCCCGCGGCGCTGAAATGCACCGACCCGTGCGCCAGGAAGATCCCCAGCGAACCGAGGTTGCTCGCAAGGTTCGCCGCCTTTGTGTAGCCCGTCGCGCCCTTCAGCTCGAGGCCTAACAGCGCCACCGTCGCCAGCGTCCAGAATGACCCCGTGCCCGGCCCGAAGAAGCCATCGTAGAACCCGATCGCGATCCCGAACACCGCGGCGAAGACCACCGGCGACATCTTCGGCTTGCCCGTCTCGACGCCGAAGCGCCGGTTCAGCGCGGTGTAAACCGCCACCGCCGCCAGCAGCCATGGGATAAGTTGCTTCAGCAGGTCCTTGCTCAGAATGCTCACCGCCTGAGCCCCGGCCATGCTCGCGAGAAACGCCATCACCACCGCCAACCGCAGGCCCGGCGTCTCCATCAGGCCGGCCCGCGCGTAGCGCCACACCGCGATCGACGTGCCGCACGATGATTGCAGCTTGTTCGTCCCCAGCACCACCTGCGGCGGCATGCCCGTCGCCAGCAAGGCCGGCACCGTGATCAAGCCGCCGCCACCCGCGATGGCATCGATGAATCCACCCGCGAAACCCGCCAGAAACAACAACCCGTGAACGACGGGCGACAGCGGATTCATGGGGCCTTCGCCTTCTTCTCCGGCTCAGGCTGCGGCTCCGACTTTGTGGCAGGCGGATCTTCGCGCTTCGGCGCGACTTGCATGAAATTCAGCAACTCCATCGCCAGACCGATGTCCGCCTTCGTGACGATCTTTCCATCGGGCGAAACCATCGACTTGGCATCGATCGAGGCAGAGTTCGTGAGCTGGTCCTCGATGCTTTCCTGCTCGCCCGGTTCCAGCGGCTTCGCCGGCTCCACTTGGGGGGCCGCCGAAGGTTCGGGATCCGGCTCACGGAACAGCGAGGCGACGATCTCGCGGTTCTCGCTCGGGCTTACAAGGGCGATTACTACCACCGCGATCACCGCGGCAATGATACGCGTGGTGCGCCCAGCGACCCGTTGCCGGGCCGCGGCCCGCACCCGTTCGCGCTCGTCCAAGATCGCCCGGAGTTCTCCCTCGGACGGCTCGGCAGGTTGCTCTGGAGCTTCCTCCACACCCATCCCAATGCCCGAAAGCCACGGAAGTGTCAAACTTCAACCCGGGTTAACGGGCGGAGGCTCACTTCATCATCACGGCGCTTGCACCCCGGGTTGCTCGTGGAAGTTGCCCTCGGAGTTGCGGACGAAGACGGAGGGCGACAGCGCATAGGGCCGCTCCGCATGATCTTCGGCAATCTTCCCGCCAAGCTGGCGGTGGAACTCAGGGCTGCAATCGAGCCTCCAACAGATCAGGAAATCCCGATTGGGAATTCCGAAGCGGAACGTTTCGCCCAGATGCGAGGCGATGAAATCCTGGAGTCCGGGAATGAGGATGCGCGCCGCATCGTAGCCGTCGCCGCTATCGATCGCCAAGATGGTCTCCGCATCGTTCTTGCTGAGATGCACGTCGATGTCGCGGCTGATGGCTTCCAGATTTTCAAGGGCGATCTCGTGGAGCTCTTCGGGAGAAATCTTCCATCGCTCCAAGTCGACTTGGCGCACATATGCGTATGACTGCGGGAAATCCGCGACGATGCCGACGGCGATTCCCGTCGCGAAGGGAAAGGCGACGATTGGCACGGGTGCCGCCTGCACATAATCCGCAGGCATGACCTGGAGACGGAGCTGGTCCCGAATCTCGTCCAGGGAAAGGTCATCCAAGCTCGGGGTTTCATTCGCGAAGATCGACCCGAAGTGGTCCTCCACCATCGTTGCGAAGTCCTCGTCCGAGATCTCGCCAAGCTCATACTTCGCCCGGAGGTTCTGAAGGCCGAGACGCCATTTACCGACGATCAAGACATCCGGCTCTTCCGGGTCCGGTACGAAATCCATCCCGGGAAAGACCTGCCCGGCGATTCGGATTACCCGGTCCCGGAAGCCTGCGTCGTCATCGTGCATGAAGGATGATTTGGGTAAATCGCGAGGCGGTGGCAAGCGAGAGGTTTGCGAGAGTCAGCGCGCCAACCGGGAATCGTGCGGCCACGGCAGGTTCCACTTCAAAGCTCGGCCACAAGCAACCATCCCTCGATCGCTTCGTGAAGGTTGACGTCAACTTCTTCAAGGGTTTCGCCTTGGGTAAAGCAACCGGGCAACGCCGCCACTTCTGCCCAAAATCCACCCTCTTCGGCTTCGTGGATGATGGCCTTGAGCCTCATGCTCTGAGCCTAGCGTTCAAAGTCCTTGGTGCAATTCCCGGTTCAGCGATCCAACTCCGGCGGAGCGGCGTCCGCTTTCGAGGCATCAGCAGACGAGCCTTTGGAAGCTCTCGTCGTAAACCGACCACTCGTCGATGCCGCCTTACGGTCCATCTGGGCGTAGGCATCGGCTGAAGTCCTCGCAGACTTCGCGGTGCGGGCGGTCTCGATCTTTTTGAGGTAATCGGGCTGACTCATCCAATCGCGGGGAAGAGTAGCGAAAGTCGCGAGTCTGCGCACGCTTCTAACGTAGGCGCGTTCGTGAGAACGCGGAAGGAAGGGTGGAGCCCGCTTCCTTGGCGGCTTCCGCGGTGTCACCACCGCGCCTACGGATGGAAAACAAAAAGCCGCCCGGGTTTCCCACGGGCGGCTTTGTTAGAATCGGAAAGCGTCAGGATGATCTGTTAGACCCCCTGGTCTTACTCACCAGCCTTCTCTTCAGCGGGCTTCTCCTCCGCAGGCTTTTCTTCCGCCTTTGCAGGTTCAGCCGGCTTCGCGTCCTTCGCTTGGGCGGCGACCTTGGCGATGTCGGCGGCGGGCAGGATCACGGGCGAGATCTGGATCTGGCCGGTGCGGGAGGAATTGCCCTTCGGATTGCGCAGCACCGACACTCCGAGCAGCTTGCCATTGGCGAGATAGATCGGGCAGCCGATCGCATCGGTGGCCACGCGGTAGAAGGTGCGCGGGCGGGTGGTGATACCGGAAATCTCGGTGGTCAGCAGGCTGGCCTCGCGGTTGAGCGATTCATCCAGGCGGCCGAGCGCGATGCACTCGTCGAGCACTTCGCCCTTCGCCGAGTCGGCGAGGTTGATCGCCTTGAATTCGATGCCCTTGGCCTCCTCGCTGTCCATGCGAACCTTGATGAAGGCGAGCCCCAGGTCTTCGTCCTTCAGCACGAGGTCAGCGGGAACTTCCGAGCCATCGGCGGTGATGACCTTCACTTCCTTGATCTCCGAATTCGACTTGAGCTTGATCGGTCCCATCGGCGTGTTGACCGTCTGGCCATCGACCATCGATGACTTGTCGAGGCCGCCGAGCGCAGTGACGATCAGGCCGGAGGCATCGATGATGGTGCCGGTGACCTCGCTCTTCTCTTCCTTTTCCTGGGCGGCGAGCGCGGACTTGATCTGGGCGGGCACGTCGCCATCGGCAGACATGCTGGTCTTGGCGAGTACGGACAGCCAGACGACGGCGTCCTTATGCTCGGCGGAGAGCTTCTTGGCAGTGTCGCGGAGTTCCGCGGTGGAAGCGGAGGCGAGGGCGGTGGTCGCCGCGAGGGCGAGAACGATGGTGCGGAACATAGTAGTCGAAAGGTGAGAGTGGAGAGTTGAGAGAATGAAGATTACCAGCGTGGCTCGATTTCGAGGAACCACGTGCGCGGGCCACGGCGGATGCCGAAGACGACGCTGCGCGGTTTGCTGTCGCGGAGCGAGATGAGTTTCGTCTTGAGAGTGTCGATTTCGTTCATCGGCGTGCCGTCGATGGTGAGGATCACATCGTCCGGCGAGAGCCCGCCGAGAGCGGCCCAACCGCTGGGCTCGACCTTCATCACGGAGATACCGGCCGGCTCCAGATCGAGCTCGGCCTTCATCTTGTCGCGCTGGGCGGTGGAAAGCTGGCGGGCGGTGAATTCGAAGAGTTCGTCCTTGTACTCCCGCAGCTCGCTGTCATCGATCGGCCGCGGCGCGAGCGAGACGTTCCACGTCTGCGGCTGACCGGCGCGCATACCAGTCAGCTCGACGGTCGCATCGACCGGATAGGCGAGGATCAGCTCAGGAAAAGTCTCGGAGTCTTCCGGGCGGCGGGCGTTGATGATCTTGCCATCCAGCTTGAGCAACAGATCGCCTTCTAACAAACCTGCCCGCTTTGCCGGTGAATCCGGCGCGAGCGAAGTCACACGCACGCCCTTCTTGCCAGCGATGCCGAGCGCGGTCGCGAGCTCGTCGGTGATGACCTGGGTGGCGAGACCCATCCACGCTTTCTCCGCAAGACGCGGCTTCACCGGATCCTTCACGGGGCCGACCTTCACCACGGTCGCGAACTGCTGGCGATCCCGCTCGAACTCGACGAGCAGAGGCTTCGGCTCGGTGACATCTTTGACAAAATCCGTCGTGAAGGCGATCAGCTCGGCGCGGTTCTTCATCGGCTTGCCGCCGACCTTCACGATCACGTCTCCGCCACGCAGGGGTGGCTTCGCTTCGGAGGAAGGTCCGCCGCCGCGCACGGTATCGACCAGTACCCCGTCCTTGTCGTCGCGTGATTTCTCAAGCGCGGAGACCTGGGTGAAGTCGCGGGTCGTCAGGCCCCACTCGCGCAGTTCGCCTTCCTTTGCCTGCGTCGGTTCGCGGACCACGGTGGTGAGCTTCCACGTGTGCGGCTGGCCACCGCGCTGGCCGGCCAGGGTGACCTCGGTGCCGGGCGTGGTATTGAGCACCATCGCATTGAAAATCGGCAAATCCTCCGCGGCATGGCAGTCCGGCAAGGCCGTGCCCTGATACGCGGTGATGAAGTCACCGGGCTGAATGCCGGCATTCGCGGCGGGGCTGCCCTTCCATACGGAAGCGACCAGCGCGCCCTTCTTGTCCGCCATGCTGCGCAGAAGCGGCTGGACTTCCACGCCGATCCAACTGCGGGTCACGCTGCCCTTGTCGATCAGCTCGGCGGCCACCTTCTTCGCGAGATTCGAGGGAATCGCGCCGCCAAGGCTGGCGATGCCGACTTCATTCACGCCGATGATTTCACCGGCCGGATTGACCAAGGGGCCACCGCTGTTGCCGGGATAAATGATCGCGTCGTGGCCGATCCAGCGGACCAGTTCGCCGACCTTTTCGCCATCGAGCGTCAGGCCGATCTGGTGGCGCGGCACGATCATCTCGGTATTCGCGACGATGCCGCGGGTGACCGATTGCGAGAGCCCGCCGGGGCTACCCATCGCGAAGACCAGGTCGCCGGTCTTGAGCGCATCCGAATCGCCGAAGCCCGCCACGGCGAGCGGCTGGTCCTTGAAGCGGCGGGTGTTCAGGTCCAGCTTGAGAATTGCCAGGTCGGAGAGCGCATCGGTGCCGACCAGCGTGGCATCCACCTCATCGTGATTGGAAAGCGTGCAGACGAAGCGCGTGCCGCGGCCGGCGACGTGGTGATTGGTCAGCACGTGGCCCTCGGGCGAAATGATCGCGCCGCTGCCGCTGCCCTGCATCTTCTTCATCGTGCCGTCGGACCCCTCCTCCATCACCACGTAGATGCGGACCAGCGCGGGATAGACCTTCTTGATGGCATCCGAGACCTCGGCGGCGGGCACCGGCACGGATGGAGGCTGGCTGGCATCCTGGGAAAAAACGGGCTGGCAGGTCGCAAACGCGAGCACCAGAAGAGCGGAACGGCAGGTCATGAGGGTCATGGGTGGGCTGGGGACGCCCTCAAGCGTCCGGCGAATCCGGGCTTGTTCAAGTTAATCCTCCCGTCGGGCCGATTGCAGGCGCCGCCCGATCACTCCCCGGAACAGGTGCGGATCAGGAAATTCACCAGCACCACCACGGCGACCCCGCCGAACCACGTCAGCCCCGAATTCTCATTACTGGACGCCTTGGCCTTGGAGGGCACCGGCAGATTCCAGCGCTTCCGCAGCTTGCCCACCTTGCCCTTCGTCCACGGCT
The genomic region above belongs to Luteolibacter arcticus and contains:
- a CDS encoding RNA recognition motif domain-containing protein; this translates as MIVLIRNIDRSITEEHVRRMLDQYGKVRTFDLVIDKATGQSKGFGFADMPSIDQAEAMIKGLNGTRLGSEKLRVKRAASSSLLGTHEPRPKTAEKKSFFAKKAAKKTAKKAARKFTGKRAPRREG
- a CDS encoding S1 family peptidase is translated as MFRTIVLALAATTALASASTAELRDTAKKLSAEHKDAVVWLSVLAKTSMSADGDVPAQIKSALAAQEKEEKSEVTGTIIDASGLIVTALGGLDKSSMVDGQTVNTPMGPIKLKSNSEIKEVKVITADGSEVPADLVLKDEDLGLAFIKVRMDSEEAKGIEFKAINLADSAKGEVLDECIALGRLDESLNREASLLTTEISGITTRPRTFYRVATDAIGCPIYLANGKLLGVSVLRNPKGNSSRTGQIQISPVILPAADIAKVAAQAKDAKPAEPAKAEEKPAEEKPAEEKAGE
- a CDS encoding DNA-3-methyladenine glycosylase family protein, which codes for MTSADHARAVAHLRKSCPSMKALIRRVGPCALEIEAGRTPFQALVNAVAHQQLHGKAAQTILGRFRGLFGGRFPGPQALDKVTDEQLRAVGFSRAKTAAIRDIAEKTLSGVVPGSKAIAALPDEEIIARLTQVRGVGRWTVEMLLIFTLGRPDVWPVDDFGVRAGYKIAYGLDEMPKPKELLGFGERFQPHRSVAAWYLWRATDLNRSPEP
- a CDS encoding TSUP family transporter, which encodes MNPLSPVVHGLLFLAGFAGGFIDAIAGGGGLITVPALLATGMPPQVVLGTNKLQSSCGTSIAVWRYARAGLMETPGLRLAVVMAFLASMAGAQAVSILSKDLLKQLIPWLLAAVAVYTALNRRFGVETGKPKMSPVVFAAVFGIAIGFYDGFFGPGTGSFWTLATVALLGLELKGATGYTKAANLASNLGSLGIFLAHGSVHFSAAGAMIGGQVIGARLGAGLVVKKGAGLIRPVFLAVVFAMTAKLLWDAWRG
- a CDS encoding DUF1444 family protein, translating into MHDDDAGFRDRVIRIAGQVFPGMDFVPDPEEPDVLIVGKWRLGLQNLRAKYELGEISDEDFATMVEDHFGSIFANETPSLDDLSLDEIRDQLRLQVMPADYVQAAPVPIVAFPFATGIAVGIVADFPQSYAYVRQVDLERWKISPEELHEIALENLEAISRDIDVHLSKNDAETILAIDSGDGYDAARILIPGLQDFIASHLGETFRFGIPNRDFLICWRLDCSPEFHRQLGGKIAEDHAERPYALSPSVFVRNSEGNFHEQPGVQAP
- a CDS encoding type II toxin-antitoxin system HicB family antitoxin → MRLKAIIHEAEEGGFWAEVAALPGCFTQGETLEEVDVNLHEAIEGWLLVAEL
- a CDS encoding PDZ domain-containing protein, translated to MTCRSALLVLAFATCQPVFSQDASQPPSVPVPAAEVSDAIKKVYPALVRIYVVMEEGSDGTMKKMQGSGSGAIISPEGHVLTNHHVAGRGTRFVCTLSNHDEVDATLVGTDALSDLAILKLDLNTRRFKDQPLAVAGFGDSDALKTGDLVFAMGSPGGLSQSVTRGIVANTEMIVPRHQIGLTLDGEKVGELVRWIGHDAIIYPGNSGGPLVNPAGEIIGVNEVGIASLGGAIPSNLAKKVAAELIDKGSVTRSWIGVEVQPLLRSMADKKGALVASVWKGSPAANAGIQPGDFITAYQGTALPDCHAAEDLPIFNAMVLNTTPGTEVTLAGQRGGQPHTWKLTTVVREPTQAKEGELREWGLTTRDFTQVSALEKSRDDKDGVLVDTVRGGGPSSEAKPPLRGGDVIVKVGGKPMKNRAELIAFTTDFVKDVTEPKPLLVEFERDRQQFATVVKVGPVKDPVKPRLAEKAWMGLATQVITDELATALGIAGKKGVRVTSLAPDSPAKRAGLLEGDLLLKLDGKIINARRPEDSETFPELILAYPVDATVELTGMRAGQPQTWNVSLAPRPIDDSELREYKDELFEFTARQLSTAQRDKMKAELDLEPAGISVMKVEPSGWAALGGLSPDDVILTIDGTPMNEIDTLKTKLISLRDSKPRSVVFGIRRGPRTWFLEIEPRW